CGCTTTCACTAAATGATGTGGAGTGCAATTATTTTGAAAATTTTATACAATCAGGCAAGCTCATGAGCTTTTCATCTCTTCATTTTGCAACAGAGCTTGATGATTTGAGAGCAAAAATCCAACATTTTGGAAAAATAAAACTCATTCGCGGAATCACACCCAAAAACTGGGAGACATACGGAATCCATCTTCTTGATGGGATATCTGGAGTCTTAAAGTTTTCTCCAACACAAATCACAAAAAATATTTGTAGTCACGAAAGTTTCTACATCAATACCAAAGAAGGTTTTCTTATTCAAATTGATTGTCTTGGCTTTATGCAATATCCAATGCTTCAGCTTGAATTTTTCTCTGAAGAAAATTACTACAAAGCCAATTGTCTCAATGCATTTTCTTCCTTTAAGCGTATGCTGACTTACTTTGTTCAAATGATAGAAGGAAAAACAGATATCCCCACAAACCTTCACACACTAAAACAAATGAAAATTCTTCAAAAAGGAATGAATGCATGATCTTAGCAATATTGCAAGCACGTATGAGCTCCTCAAGATTACCTGGCAAAGTGGCTATGGATGCTAATGGACAACCAATGCTTGCCTATGAAATCTCACGCATTTTGCAATCTCAAAAAATCGATCAGCTTGTTATTGCTACTTCTACCAATCCCGAAGACGATATGATTGAAGAAATCGCAAAACAATGTCATATTGAATGCTTTCGAGGCAGTCTAAATAATGTCTTAGATCGATATTATCAATGTGCAAAAAAATATAACGCAACACATATTGTCCGCCTTACGGGAGATTGTCCAATTATTGATGCAAATATCATAGATGCAGTGATTCATCTTCATCTACAATCTCAAGCAGATTATACAAGCAATGGCGTTAAGCGCACTTT
The DNA window shown above is from Helicobacter kayseriensis and carries:
- a CDS encoding Gfo/Idh/MocA family oxidoreductase; the encoded protein is MIKIGIIGTSEGNGHPYSFSAIFNGYNQTAMKESGWINIYNYLENEPKENFGIPNARITHVWSQDPQEIIKISQASNVPNLCKNYEEMLDKVDAVIIARDDWRSHYPIAKTFLQADKFVFIDKPLSLNDVECNYFENFIQSGKLMSFSSLHFATELDDLRAKIQHFGKIKLIRGITPKNWETYGIHLLDGISGVLKFSPTQITKNICSHESFYINTKEGFLIQIDCLGFMQYPMLQLEFFSEENYYKANCLNAFSSFKRMLTYFVQMIEGKTDIPTNLHTLKQMKILQKGMNA
- a CDS encoding glycosyltransferase family protein — its product is MILAILQARMSSSRLPGKVAMDANGQPMLAYEISRILQSQKIDQLVIATSTNPEDDMIEEIAKQCHIECFRGSLNNVLDRYYQCAKKYNATHIVRLTGDCPIIDANIIDAVIHLHLQSQADYTSNGVKRTFPDGMDTEIMTFATLQNAFLNAKTQEELEHVTYYIYTHPENFRIKHYCNDIDYSHIRWTLDYPKDYLLLKDIIQSQPNNTFSWKDLL